The sequence below is a genomic window from Limisphaerales bacterium.
CGGTGGCTTGGAGTTCCTCGAGGAGGTTGGGACTGATGGTGAGTAGATCGCAGCCGGCGAGTTCGGTGATTTCGCCGGTGTTGCGGAAGCTGGCGCCCATCACTTCGGTGGCGTAGTCGAATTTTTTGTAGTAGTTGTAAATGGCAGTGACCGATTGCACGCCGGGATCGTCGGCGGGGGCGTAGTCGTTGCCGGTCTTGGCTTTGTGCCAGTCCATAATGCGGCCGACGAAGGGGCTGATGAGCTGCACACCGGCCTCGGCGCAGGCGACGGCTTGGGGGAAACTGAAGAGCAACGTGAGGTTGCAGTGGATGCCTTCTTTTTCCAACTCCTCGGCGGCGCGGATGCCTTCCCACGTGGCGGCGATTTTGATGAGAATGCGGTTGCGGTCGATGCCGTTCTTTTCGTAACGCGCGATGATCGAGCGCGCCTTGGCGAGCGTGGCTTCGGTGTCGAAGCTGAGGCGAGCATCCACTTCAGTGCTCACGCGGCCGGGCACGATTTTCAAAATCTCGAGGCCAAAAAACACCGCCAGTTTGTCCAGCGCATCCTCCATGCTCTCCGCTTCGGCGGTGACTTTGCCGAGCAGCTCTGCGTACTCGGGCATCTGAGCGGCCTTTAGAATGAGGCTGGGATTGGTGGTGGCGTCTTGCGGGGTGTATTCGCGGATAGATTCAAAATCGCCGGTGTCGGCGACGATAGTGGTGCACTGCCGCAAGGAATCAAGATGACTGCTCATGAGCCGATTAAACCATATCATTCCCGCGCCGACAAGCGGCGGTGTAACCATTCTTTTTTCATTGCGTATCCAGCGAAAAATAAAGGAAAACGTGTTGCCTTTAAACATCAACCCCCTAAACTAACTTTATGCGAATCTCATTTCTGCTGTTTGCCCTTTTACTTACACCTGCCGCGTTTGCTGCGGACGCCGCGCCGCTTTCCGCCGCTATGCCCAAAGGCGCAGTGGGTTATATGGAAATCAATGACCTCGGACAGCGCCTAATTCAGTTGCGCGACTCGGCGTATTACGCGGATGCTCTGGATTCGCCCCAAATCAAACAGTCCATGAAACAGCCGCAGTATAAACAATATTCTGCTGGCCGAAAAATTGCGGAAGCGTACCTCGGCATGAATCTTTGGACTGCGGCAGACAAACTTTTTGGTAAAATCGCCGTGGGCATTTACCCAAAAGCCAACAGCAAACAACCCGACGTGGCGGCAATGATTCGAGTGACCGACCCCGCCGCATGGGCGCACGTACGCGAACGCATTGAGCCGCTGCTGGTGCTGGCTAGAGACAGTGTGAAACGCGAAACACGCGGCGAACTGGAGCTGCTCACATTGAGCGGCAACAACGGTAAAGTCTTCGTGGCCTTTCACAAAAATTGGCTTGCCGCCGCCAGCACACCCGCGTTGCTCGATCAATCCATAGCCGGTCTGCGCGGGGAGGCGAAACAGTCCGTGGCACACAATCCCGCCTTCAAAAAAATGGAACGCGATATGGGCGCCGAACACTTCGTGAGCGCGTGGACCGATCTCGGCTATTTCCGAAAACTCGCCGGTAAGCGTTTCAGTCTGCCGGAAAAATATAAAGATGGATTTGTGTCGCTGATGTTTTCCGGCATCATCGAGCTGGCGATGCAGAGCGATTATTTAGGGCTCACGCTTGATGCTGACAAGGCCGGACTCAAGCTCGCTGCCGGCATCGAAGGCGATCCCAAGGCGTTGGGTGAAAAGTTCGGCTGGTTTTTTTCTGAAGCCGGCACACCCGGCACTCGTGATGTGCCCGCCGTGCCCGGGCTAATGGGAGGCCTTTCCATCCACCGAAAACTCAGCGGGTGGTATGGCAAGCGCGAAGCGTTGATGGACGAACGCCTGCAAGCGGGCTTCGACAAATTTGAGAGTGACCTCGGCACTATTTTTCCGGGACGCGACATCGGCGATGATATTATGCCCGCCTTTGGCTCCACCATCACCTTTCTGGCGGCCAAGCAATCCTTCAAACATTTCAAAGGCGAGCCGGGGATCAAGCTGCCGGGCTTTGCATTGCTCTTTGACCTCAACCGCCCGGCGGACGGCAACCTGTTTCAACTCGTTTTCCAAACCATTGTTACCATCACCAACTTCGCCGGCGCGGAACAAGGCGGGCGTGAGCCTTCGGTGATGACCGCCGTGGTGCACGAAGGGGTCGCCATCAACACCATTCAATATTTGCGCCCGCCGCAGGGCGAGCGACTGGATCTTTCGTACAACTTTATTCCGTGCGCCGCCACGGTGAACGGGCGCTTCGTGTTTTGCACTTCGCTGGAGCTGTTGAAATCGTTGGTGACGGAATTGAAAAAACCTCAAAACCCTCAGCGCGTGAATCGCAACTTCAATTTCGAACTGCATCCGCCTGCGTTGGCGGGTTTGGTGGCGGACAACCGCCGCACGCTTGTGGCCAAAAATATCCAAACCGGAAAGCCCGCCGAACAAGCGCGCGCCGAAATTCAGTTGGCCGAGCGTCTATTGAAAGCGATTAAAATTCTACGCTTCAGCACCAGCGTGAAAGACAAAGGATTCCAAATTCAACTCGAAGGCAAATGGGCCGAATAAATAATCCAACGGGAATCCTCGCCCCGCACGACACGCGCCAATGGACGCGACGCGACGCCACGCATTTGCTGTGGCGCACCCAATTCGGCGCCACGGCCGCCGAAGTGACCGCTGCCCAAAAGGGTGGCTTGGCAAAAACATTGGATCGACTGCTCACGCCGCAAAAAGAAACAGCGGATTTTGCGGACACCGAATCGCTCCTGCGCGAAGCGGCTTACGACACCGGCGCAGTGGGCGATCTGCAGTCGTGGTGGCTGCATCGGATGCATTACACCGCCAATCCACTTACGGAAAAGCTCGCGCTCTTTTGGCACAATCATTTTGCCACTTCGTTTTCCAAAGTGCAAAGCGTGCCGCATATGACCGTGCAGAATGATCGATTCCGCGCCGAATCACTCGGCAATTTTCGCACGCTGCTGCACGCGATGGCGAAGGATGTGGCGATGCTCATTTGGCTGGACAGCAACGCCAACCGCAAGCGGCACGCAAATGAAAATTTCGCGCGCGAGGTGATGGAACTTTTCAGCCTCGGCGAAGGCAACTACACCGAGGACGACATCAAACAGGCCGCGCGCGCCTTCACCGGCTGGCATGTGCGCGATGACAAGTTTTGGTTCAACACACGCCAGCACGATGTCACGAACAAAACTTTATTTGGCAAAACGGCCAACCTTGACGGCGGCGAGGTGATCGATCTGTGTCTCGCGCACAAGGCGTGCGCGCGCTTCATCGCCTTTAAATTGCTGCGCGCCTTTGTGCTCGATCAACCCACCGAAGCCCACATCACCGCGCTGGCCGCGCGCTTGCGCACGCACGATTTCGCGATGCGTCCGGTGATGCGCGAGCTGTTGGGATCCCGATTATTTTTCAGTGCCACAGCGCGACACGCGCGCATCAAGGAACCGCTGGAACTCACGCTGGGCGCGTGTCGGGCGCTGGGGGTTCGGCCCAATTTGCAGGCGGTTAATCGCGTGTCCGGTCAGCTGGGCCAATCGGTTTTTGAGCCGCCCACGGTGAAAGGCTGGGAAGGCGGCCGCCTGTGGATCACCTCCGCCTCACTATTGCAGCGCAATAATTTTGCGATGGCATTGTTGGGCGGACAAATGGGGCAAGTGACCGAGCCAAACAGGAGCGGTGATCATTATCGCGAGCTGCTGCTTTCGCGCGAAGTGCGCGGATTGGCCGAGGCAAAAGATGAGCCGCGCAAACTGGTGCACCTAATGATGACGCTGCCGGAATTTCAACTCACCTAAAACAATGAACACACGACGCACTTTTCTGAAATCCATAGGAGCGATAGGCGCCTCCGGCTTGGTGGCTTTGGGCACCCGACCCCATCCGGTGTTCGCGCGCGCGGCGCAACCCAATCCCGATGGACGCATCCTCGTGCTGGTGCAACTCGCCGGCGGCAATGATGGGCTCAACACGGTGGTGCCGTTTGAGGAAGATAATTATCGCAAGCTGCGCCCCAGCCTCGGCATTGGCAAAGGTGCGGCACTGAAGCTCGAGGGCGCGCTGGGGCTGCATCCGCAAATGCAGGGTTTCAAGGAATTGTTCGATGACGGCGCGCTGGGCATCGCGCAGGGCATCGGTTATCCGAACCCGAACCGCTCGCACTTTCGCAGCATGGACATTTGGCACACCGCAAAGCCGAACATCGAGGACAAGCGCGACGGCTGGCTCGGGCGCGCATTTGATGCCTCGGCAAAAATGCTCGGCGGCACAGTGCCGGCCGTGGCGTTGGGCACGGATCGGTTGCCGTTGAGTTTGGTGTCCACAAAATTCACCGTGCCCACGGTGCGCAGTCTGCGCGATTATCAATTGCAACTACGCGGCACCAAAGCCGAACAAGCCGCGCACCGCGCGCGGATGCGCAAGCTGGCCGACGGTGGCAGCGCGGGCAATAGTGATTTGGATTTTCTGCGGCGTACCGCCACCACGGCACTGGATACTTCGGCGAAAATTGCCGAGGTGATGTCCGATTATAAACCGGCTAAGCCGTATCCGCAAAACGGCCTCGGCCAGCGGCTCAAGAGCGTGGCGCAACTCATCACGGCGGACCTCGGCGCGAGTGTTTATTTTGTGTCGCTCGGCGGCTTCGACACGCACGCCGAGCAGGAAGGCGCGCATGCGGGGTTAATGCAGGAACTGTCCTCTGCACTGGCGGCGTTCCATGCCGACCTCAAGGGGCACGGTCTGTCCAAGCGCGTGCTCACGGCGACGTTTTCGGAATTCGGCCGGCGCGTAAAAGAAAACGGCAGCCTCGGCACCGACCACGGCGCGGCCGGTCCAATGTTTTTCATCGGCGACGCAGTGAAAGCCGGAGTGCACGGAAAGCACCCAAGTCTCACCGATCTCGATCAAGGCGATCTCAAGCACCACACCGATTTTCGAAGCGTGTACACTACGCTGTTGACCGATTGGCTCAATTGGCCCGCCGAAGCCGCGGTGGGCGGGAAGTATGCGAAGCTGAAATTATTGGCGTAAAATCTTTGGAGGGTAAACGTGTCAGCGGTTTCCCGAAGCAATCAATAATAATAGCCAAGGGTGAAACCCGTCATTTCTTTTTTTCGGCGCTGGATTTTTTATAGGCTTCGATGGCTTTCTTCAGGCGTGTTTGGGCGGCTTCGTGTTCTTTTTTAGCAATCATCAATTCTTTTGTGGCATTGGATGAAGCGCCTGATTTTCCGGCAGCCGCGGCTTTTTTCTGGGCGGCGAGCTTGAGGTATTCTGCTTTGCTTATTGGTTTTTTTGCAGCCGGCTTTTTTTGTCCCGCTTTTTTCTTTGCGGCTTCAGCGGCGGCTTTTTTTTTGGCGGCGGCTTGTTTGAGGTATTCCTCTTTGCTAATGGGCTTTTTCGCGGCGGGCTTTTTCTTGGCCTCGAGGGAGGTGGCGCGTTTGGCGATTTCGGCTTTTTTTGACTCAATTTGTTTGCGTTTGAGCGCGAGGTATTCTTTTCGTAGCACACCTTGTTTGGTGTATAGTTCGCTTAAATCTTTCCGGACGGCAGTGATTTTGGCGTCGTATCCGGCGATGCGTTTTTTGAGGTCGTCTTCCTTGTCATCGGCAATCAGGCTGGTGGCGAGGCACAGGGTGAGGGTGGTGATGAGTGTTTTCATGATGTCAAATGGACGTCGAATCTGGCAGGCCATTCACATTTGTCAAACCTCATTCAAGCGCGCGAAATACGCTCCATTAAAAAACCCGCCGGACTTGTGGTCCGACGGGTTATCCAACCTGTTCAGCCCCCAATGCTCCTCCATACAGGGGCGAACAACTTGGTAGACGGCTACCGCAGCGAGAAGTTTCAATCAATTTACAATCGTTGTTACCGCCTTGCGCGTTGGCGTGAATGGGAGTAGGATGCGGGGGATGATTGCGGGACACAAAAACGCGCATGCATTCGCGAATTTCCACGGGCGCACCCGTGAAGGGCTCACCGCATTCAGCCGGCGGGGCATGCTCAAGGCGGGTCTTGCGGGGGTGGCTGGGCTTTCGCTGCCGGATCTTCTGCGCTTTCGAGCGGAAGCGGCCCAAGTCGGCCGGCCGATGGGCGGCCGGAAGGCGGTGATTCTTCTCTGGATGTCCGGAGGGCCGAGCCATATTGATACGCTCGATCCCAAGCCCGATCAGCCGGAAATCAAGCGCGGGCCGTTTGGCACGATCCCCACCACATTGCCCGGTGTGCGTGTGTGCGAGCATTTGCCCAAGTACGCGAAGTTGACGAATAAGCTTACGATCGTCCGTTCGATGGATGCGCGCGGTAGCAGTCATCAGCCAAACCAGGTGATGCAAACCGGCTTCCGCGCCGCTGCGCCACGCACCAATCGCGAGGGCTCGATGTACCCGGCGATGGGTTCGATTGTTGGCAAATTGCGCGGCGCGAATGACCCCGCGCTGCCGCCGTACGTAGTGCTCAACCACCTTGACCGTACGCACTTCGCGTGGGGCGGTTGGCTGGGCAAACAACACGATCCTTTTGTGGGGGACAAGGTGGATCAATTGTTGCGATTGCCCGCAGGTCTTTCGCTGAAGCGCCTGCGTGAACGTCGTGCGTTGTCGAACCAAATCGAATCGATCCAGCGCCACCTCGATCAACACGGCAATATGGCCGCCCTCGATACCTTCAACCAAGGCGCGTACGATTTGATTTTTGGGCAAAAGGCAAAAACTGCGTGGGATGTTTCGCGCGAGCCACAAAAAATCATCGATGCCTACGGCAAACACCCATGGGCAAAGAAAGCGCTTCTCGCGCGGCGGCTCGTTGAGGCTGGCGTGGCGTTTGTGACGATTGATCTTTCCAACCACCGGAGCTCCGGCACGTGGGACACGCACGGCGACAAATCCGATGGCGTTTACGGAGGCATCGAAAGCGGGCTCAAGCCGTTGCTGCCGGTGTTCGATCATCTTTACAGCACGCTCATCAACGACCTCAGCGAGCGCGGATTGCTCGATGAAGTGCTGGTGATTGCGATGGGTGAATTCGGCCGAACGCCCACTATCGGCACACAAAACGGCTTCACCGGCGGCCGCAACCACTGGCCGAATGTAATGAGCTTCACGTTGGCCGGCGGCGGTTTTCGGCACGGGCAGGTAATTGGCGCGAGCGATGCCGAGGGTGGCTTTCCGGCGGAACGACCGGTGACCCCCGCCGACCTCGCCGCGACGGTGTACCATCACTTCGGCGTGCCGCAGGATGCCACGTTCACCGATCTCAAAAACCGCCCGCGCTTCATCGTTGATCACGGCGTGCCGTTGAAGGAACTCCTTTAGTCCTCGCTGCGGCCAAGCAACTGGTCCGCGATGGACTTGGCCTCAGTTTTTTGATCATCAGTCATATCCGAGGGAAACTGCTGCAGCGCCTGCTTCGCCACGGGTTGGCCATTCGCCGCGGCAAGATGAACCCACACGTAGCCGGCCACCAGTTCCCCTTGGTCGATGAGATCGAATCCGCGCTGAACCTGTTCTTCGGCCAGCACCTCTCGCTTGCGCCATGATTGACGTTTGCTTTGGGCATCCCAACTGCGCCGTATCGTGAGTTGGCCTTCGTGGAAAAGGTATTCCGATTTCAGCACGCCATTGGTGTGCCATTCGCGTTGGGAAAGTTTGAGCCCATTGGTGTAAACGCTCTCCGCACTTTGGGTGCCGTTGGCATATTTGTGGGCGAGCGTTCCAGAAAAAAGATTGGATGTGCCGGCGGCATACCACAGCCCGTTGTGTTCTGTAATGGGGCCGGTGGATTTGGGTTTCGGTGCCGCTTCATTCCCGCGGTTGCAAGCGGCGGCGAGTAAAAACATTCCAGTGAGAAACGTATGCCAGCCGTTCATGGTTGGACAAATCCCATCATGCGCGGCGCGGGCACACGGCCCTGAAATAGAGGCGCGTGCGGTTGCACCGGATTGCCCGCAGGATCCACGCGGGTGAGAGTGACTTGCGGCGCAAAGTGGTTGTACGACATTTGGTTGAACTGCGTACGATTTCGAAACAGTCCTCCGACAAAGGGAGCGCGTCCAAGGTACGGTACATTTTGTTGATTCAACGTGCGGAGTTGGCGCGCGTAACTGCCCACCGTGATTGGCACGCCGTTGGCGGCGAGATATTGGGTGTTGATGGCCGCGCGCGAGGGGCCGTAGCCCGGCTGCGCAAATTGCCAGTTCGCATTGAGCCCCAAATGGAGGGTGCCGTTGGGCTGCACATACGGCAGTACGGTGAGATTCGCACTGGAAAATTGTGCGGTTGCTTGGCCAACCCCGAGCAAGCCGAGGCTGAGAATGAGCGCGTGTGTTATGCCATTCATAGGGGCAATATGCACTTGATTCGCCAAATGCGCAAGCTTGTGCATTGCGCGTCTGGATTTATTTCGCCAAGCCATCGGTATGAACATTTCATCGAAGCTGGCCGTTGGTTTGTTTGTTTTCACCACCTCGCTTTTCGCTCAACCCAAAATCTACAATTACGATGAGGCAAAGATCCCGAAATTCACTTTGCCTGATCCACTGATTATGGCTGATGGCGCACCGGTAAAATCCGTGAAGCATTGGGAAACCCAACGGAGACCGGAGATTTTGGAGTTGTTCAAAAAAGAAATGTACGGCCGCGCACCGGGCAAGCCCGCAAAGCAAAGTTACTTTGTGCTCACGCATCATAAAAACGTGCTCGGCGGCAAAGCCGATCGCAAACAAGTGGAGGTGCGCTTCGCCGGAACGGGCAAGGGGCCACGTATGACGATTTTGATTTACCTGCCCGCGCGCGCCAAGGGCCCTGTGCCAATATTTCTCACGCTCAACTTTCGTGGCAACCACACCATCCATCCGGACCCGACCATTCGCCTAACTCCCTCGTGGGTGCGCGGCAAGGTGAAAGGCGAAACCAAAAACAATCGCGCCACCGAAAACGGACGCGGCCTTGCAAAAAGCCGTTGGCCGGTGGAAACCATCCTCGCGCGCGGGTATGCGCTGGCCACCATTTATTATGGCGACATCGATCCGGACTTTGATGACGGTTGGAAAAACGGCGTGCACGCGTTGTACCCCCAAACCAAAAAACGCAAACCCGACGCGTGGGGCAGCATCGCCACGTGGGCGTGGGGGCTGAGCCGCGCGATGGATTATTTGGAAACCGACCGCGAGATCGATCACCACCGCGTCGCGGTGATGGGCCATTCGCGCCTCGGCAAAACTTCCCTCTGGGCTGGCGCGGCGGATCCGCGTTTTGCGTTGGTCATTTCCAACGACTCCGGCTGTGGCGGCGCAGCACTTTCGCGCCGTGCCTTCGGCGAAACCGTCCAGCGCATCAACACGTCCTTCCCGCATTGGTTCTGCGGCAACTTTGCCAAATACAACGCCAACGAAAACGCCTGCCCCATCGATCAGCATCAGCTCATTGCGCTCATGGCCCCGCGCCCCGTGTACATCGCCAGCGCCGCCGCCGATCGCTGGGCCGATCCCAAAGGCGAATTCCTCGCCGGTCTTCACGCGAATCCGGTTTATCAATTGTATGGCTTGCGGGGTTTGCCCGCCAAAACCCATCCGCCGTTGGACATGCCATCCATGGGCACCATCGGCTATCACATTCGCACTGGTCGGCACGATGTCACGGATTTTGATTGGGCAGCGTACCTGAAATTTGCCGATAAACACCTCAACCCCCACAAAAAGTGATTATTCACAGGCAAAAATCCATTTTGGGAACGCTTTCATTGCATTGCTTTAAGTAACCGAAACGTCTAAAATACGTCAGACAGGACAGATGAACCCAATGCATATGTTTAAAAATTTACTTTTAACCGTCGGACTGACGGCGATGATGACGCCCGCGGCCGATTTGGCCCCGTGGGAAAAAACCGCACCCGAGTCCATTGAGGATCTCCTGGCCATCCAAGGCAAAGTCCAGACGATGCTGGAAGATGCCATGGCGGCGACGGTCACCCTGCAAATGGGCGGCTCCTCCGGCAGCGGCGTGATCATCAGCGACGACGGGCTCATCCTTACTGCGGGCCACGTCTCCGGAACGCCTGGGCGCAAAGTTACTGTGATCCTTGCCGATGGCCGGAAATTTGAAGGCAAAGCGCTTGGCAAAAATAAAGCCGATGCCGGCATGGTGCAAATCCTCAAGCCGAAAGATTTGCCCACCTCGCATTACGAGACACACAAAACCAATCTCCCCAAAGTCGGCCAATGGGTTGTTTCCATTGGCAATCCCGGCGGGTTGGACGCCAAGCGCGGCGCGGTGGTACGCCTCGGCCGCATCATCTTCTCGCGCCCGGATACACTCCGCAGCGATTGCAAACTGCTCGGTGGCGATTCCGGCGGGCCGCTTTTTAACCTCGATGGAACCGTCATCGGCATTCATAGCCGAATCTCCGGCGAGCCGGACCAAAACTACCACGTCTCCATGCCCGCCTTTCACGGCGATTGGAAAAACCTCAGCGACCCTTCGCTGCCCGGATTTCTTGGAGTTACGGCCGTGGATTACAAAAAAGACGGCGTCGAAGGGGCCGAGCTAGAAATCATTCGCGACAATTCCCCCGCAAAAAAATCCGGCCTAAAAGTAGGTGATATCATCATCAAAGTAAGCGGTAATGACGTGAAGGCCTCGGGCAACCTCACTAGCCTCATCGGCAAACTCCGCCCCGGTGCTAAAACCAAACTCACTTTATTGCGCGATAAAAAAGAAATGGAAATTGAAGTTACCCTTGGCAGTCGCCCCGGAGCTGCTCCCAAATTGCCCTTTGGTTTTCCGCCTCGTAAATAGTGCAAGCAACCTGGAATAATTTAATCATGAAAAAATTTCTCATCCTGTTTCTCGCCCTCGGCGCACTGAACGCACCGGCCGCCTCCAGCCTTCCCTCAGCCCTGCGCACCGATGGCAAAACCGTAGTCGCCGCCTTCAGCGACGTGGAAAAAATTGCGCGTAGTTGCACGGTCCGAATCATTTACGGTACCGGCTACAAAGTCGCGGTTGGCACGCTGGTGAATGATCAGGGATTAGTGGTGACCAAATACAGCGAACTCGATACCGCCAAATCCGGCGGTACGCTGCGCATCGCATTGCCCGGCGCCGAACGGTACAACCGCGGCAAAATCGTCGCCCACGACAGCGCTACTGATTTGGTGTTCATCACCACGGATTTGACCCAAAAACCAGATTACCAATGGGCCAAGACCGATGAGATCGCCCCCGCCACTTGGGTTGTCGCCGGCGTGGCCGGTTCCGCGACACGCCCTTACGTGCGTGCGGGCATTACCAGCGCGACAGCCCGCGCCATCCCCAAAGCGGGCGCAGTAATCGGAATTTTGATGGGCACCGAGGTGAAAGATAAAAAAGGTGTGCCCGTGCGCACCGTGACACCCAAGGGTCCGTCCGAACAAGCCGGCATGAAAAACGGCGACGTCATTCTTTCCATTGAAGGCAAGGCCGTGAATTCCACTGACGAGTTGAAGAAAGCTGTGGGCAAACATGACGCGGGCGAAACCATCACCGTGGTCGTGCAGCGGAAGGACGAACAGAAGACACTGAAGATCAAGCTCGGCTATCGCGAGTTGGTGTTTGCCAGTATGAAATCACGCAACGATAAACTCAGCGGCAAAGTCAGCGTGCGGCGGACCGGGTTTGAAAAAATCATCCAACACGAGGTCACCCTCGCCCCTTCCGAAATGGGCGGGCCTTTGCTGGATCTCAAAGGCCGTTTGCTCGGGATCAATATCGCCCGGCGCAATCGCGTAGAATTTTTCGCCCTCCCCGCCAGCCTCGTTCAAAAAGTAATCAAGGCTAAAGCCGCCGAGATTGCAAAGGCTACTGAAAAAACCGAGTAGTTTTGAGTGAAAGGTTGAGTGAATGGTTGAGTGAATAGTTTCCGGACTCGCAAGCTCGTCCCTCCAGCGATTCACGGCTAAATTTGGAGGGACGAGCTTGCGAGTCCGCGCAGTTACTTCCCCTTCGGCAATTTCACCGGCGTGTATTGCCAGATGAGATCGCCCTGTTTCAAGTCGCGGTTGACGTTGTCATCACGGAAAACCAGCTTGCCGCCGTCATCCTTCTGATTCCACCCCACGCCGTGCAGGCGATAACGATCCTTGGCGCGCGCGTACGCATAGGGTTTGCCCGTAAACGGATCGTGCGGCGTGCGCGCCTTAAGCTTCTCCAATTTGGCCGGATAGCTGTCGTGTTCCAGCCGGTGCAATTCCAGTAAACACGCAATGCGCGCGTGATCCACCGCCGCCTGCCCGCTGCCGGTGCGAATACCCACCTGCCCCACAGCGGGCAACAACATGCCGGGTAAAAGGTTGTACGGATTGCGGCCCAAACCCTCGATGTGCTTTTCAAATGCCACCGCCACTTCCGGCTGAATGCGGCGCGCCTTGGTGTTTACGATGCGCTGTGTAAATTTCACGTGCGCAAAATTAAGATTCATTTGGTTTTGGTACAGCCAACCTCCGGGAGTCATGTTCAATGCGGCAAAAACATTTTTTTCATCGCCGAACAGTTCCGTCCACGTTGTCCGTTCACCCGGTTTTTGGGCGCGAAAATTGTCAATCCACAGGTTGG
It includes:
- the tal gene encoding transaldolase codes for the protein MSSHLDSLRQCTTIVADTGDFESIREYTPQDATTNPSLILKAAQMPEYAELLGKVTAEAESMEDALDKLAVFFGLEILKIVPGRVSTEVDARLSFDTEATLAKARSIIARYEKNGIDRNRILIKIAATWEGIRAAEELEKEGIHCNLTLLFSFPQAVACAEAGVQLISPFVGRIMDWHKAKTGNDYAPADDPGVQSVTAIYNYYKKFDYATEVMGASFRNTGEITELAGCDLLTISPNLLEELQATEGDLPLKLTEETANASDAKKISLNETIFRWQLNEDPCATEKLAEGIRRFAADTVKLEAFLADKLQLQPA
- a CDS encoding DUF1800 domain-containing protein, producing MGRINNPTGILAPHDTRQWTRRDATHLLWRTQFGATAAEVTAAQKGGLAKTLDRLLTPQKETADFADTESLLREAAYDTGAVGDLQSWWLHRMHYTANPLTEKLALFWHNHFATSFSKVQSVPHMTVQNDRFRAESLGNFRTLLHAMAKDVAMLIWLDSNANRKRHANENFAREVMELFSLGEGNYTEDDIKQAARAFTGWHVRDDKFWFNTRQHDVTNKTLFGKTANLDGGEVIDLCLAHKACARFIAFKLLRAFVLDQPTEAHITALAARLRTHDFAMRPVMRELLGSRLFFSATARHARIKEPLELTLGACRALGVRPNLQAVNRVSGQLGQSVFEPPTVKGWEGGRLWITSASLLQRNNFAMALLGGQMGQVTEPNRSGDHYRELLLSREVRGLAEAKDEPRKLVHLMMTLPEFQLT
- a CDS encoding PDZ domain-containing protein, encoding MKKFLILFLALGALNAPAASSLPSALRTDGKTVVAAFSDVEKIARSCTVRIIYGTGYKVAVGTLVNDQGLVVTKYSELDTAKSGGTLRIALPGAERYNRGKIVAHDSATDLVFITTDLTQKPDYQWAKTDEIAPATWVVAGVAGSATRPYVRAGITSATARAIPKAGAVIGILMGTEVKDKKGVPVRTVTPKGPSEQAGMKNGDVILSIEGKAVNSTDELKKAVGKHDAGETITVVVQRKDEQKTLKIKLGYRELVFASMKSRNDKLSGKVSVRRTGFEKIIQHEVTLAPSEMGGPLLDLKGRLLGINIARRNRVEFFALPASLVQKVIKAKAAEIAKATEKTE
- a CDS encoding DUF1501 domain-containing protein gives rise to the protein MRGMIAGHKNAHAFANFHGRTREGLTAFSRRGMLKAGLAGVAGLSLPDLLRFRAEAAQVGRPMGGRKAVILLWMSGGPSHIDTLDPKPDQPEIKRGPFGTIPTTLPGVRVCEHLPKYAKLTNKLTIVRSMDARGSSHQPNQVMQTGFRAAAPRTNREGSMYPAMGSIVGKLRGANDPALPPYVVLNHLDRTHFAWGGWLGKQHDPFVGDKVDQLLRLPAGLSLKRLRERRALSNQIESIQRHLDQHGNMAALDTFNQGAYDLIFGQKAKTAWDVSREPQKIIDAYGKHPWAKKALLARRLVEAGVAFVTIDLSNHRSSGTWDTHGDKSDGVYGGIESGLKPLLPVFDHLYSTLINDLSERGLLDEVLVIAMGEFGRTPTIGTQNGFTGGRNHWPNVMSFTLAGGGFRHGQVIGASDAEGGFPAERPVTPADLAATVYHHFGVPQDATFTDLKNRPRFIVDHGVPLKELL
- a CDS encoding acetylxylan esterase encodes the protein MNISSKLAVGLFVFTTSLFAQPKIYNYDEAKIPKFTLPDPLIMADGAPVKSVKHWETQRRPEILELFKKEMYGRAPGKPAKQSYFVLTHHKNVLGGKADRKQVEVRFAGTGKGPRMTILIYLPARAKGPVPIFLTLNFRGNHTIHPDPTIRLTPSWVRGKVKGETKNNRATENGRGLAKSRWPVETILARGYALATIYYGDIDPDFDDGWKNGVHALYPQTKKRKPDAWGSIATWAWGLSRAMDYLETDREIDHHRVAVMGHSRLGKTSLWAGAADPRFALVISNDSGCGGAALSRRAFGETVQRINTSFPHWFCGNFAKYNANENACPIDQHQLIALMAPRPVYIASAAADRWADPKGEFLAGLHANPVYQLYGLRGLPAKTHPPLDMPSMGTIGYHIRTGRHDVTDFDWAAYLKFADKHLNPHKK
- a CDS encoding DUF1501 domain-containing protein, translating into MNTRRTFLKSIGAIGASGLVALGTRPHPVFARAAQPNPDGRILVLVQLAGGNDGLNTVVPFEEDNYRKLRPSLGIGKGAALKLEGALGLHPQMQGFKELFDDGALGIAQGIGYPNPNRSHFRSMDIWHTAKPNIEDKRDGWLGRAFDASAKMLGGTVPAVALGTDRLPLSLVSTKFTVPTVRSLRDYQLQLRGTKAEQAAHRARMRKLADGGSAGNSDLDFLRRTATTALDTSAKIAEVMSDYKPAKPYPQNGLGQRLKSVAQLITADLGASVYFVSLGGFDTHAEQEGAHAGLMQELSSALAAFHADLKGHGLSKRVLTATFSEFGRRVKENGSLGTDHGAAGPMFFIGDAVKAGVHGKHPSLTDLDQGDLKHHTDFRSVYTTLLTDWLNWPAEAAVGGKYAKLKLLA
- a CDS encoding trypsin-like peptidase domain-containing protein produces the protein MFKNLLLTVGLTAMMTPAADLAPWEKTAPESIEDLLAIQGKVQTMLEDAMAATVTLQMGGSSGSGVIISDDGLILTAGHVSGTPGRKVTVILADGRKFEGKALGKNKADAGMVQILKPKDLPTSHYETHKTNLPKVGQWVVSIGNPGGLDAKRGAVVRLGRIIFSRPDTLRSDCKLLGGDSGGPLFNLDGTVIGIHSRISGEPDQNYHVSMPAFHGDWKNLSDPSLPGFLGVTAVDYKKDGVEGAELEIIRDNSPAKKSGLKVGDIIIKVSGNDVKASGNLTSLIGKLRPGAKTKLTLLRDKKEMEIEVTLGSRPGAAPKLPFGFPPRK